In Vitis vinifera cultivar Pinot Noir 40024 chromosome 17, ASM3070453v1, one genomic interval encodes:
- the LOC104882365 gene encoding uncharacterized protein LOC104882365 → MCTDVCMVISYLLCLAGDFFYFFFLFFFGYDQVVLELQDDGNLTTSDDPPVVFGSLDGDFIQKSGLCSGNLLRFAVSDGGLSFVDGKLERADLHYLGKVNRARAFADSYSKVMFQHSVRHSPLSIDDLLASITSTNDQEKEACDVEMAG, encoded by the exons ATGTGCACAGATGTGTGTATGGTAATTAGCTATTTGTTGTGTTTGGCTggtgattttttctatttctttttcctttttttttttgggtatgaTCAGGTGGTTTTGGAGCTACAAGATGATGGAAACCTGACAACATCAGATGATCCTCCTGTTGTATTTGGGTCCTTAGATGGGGACTTCATACAAAAG TCTGGGCTCTGTTCAGGAAACCTTCTACGATTTGCTGTTAGTGATGGTGGATTGAGTTTTGTGGATGGAAAGCTTGAAAGGGCTGATCTACACTACCTGGGCAAGGTGAATCGAGCACGTGCTTTCGCAGATAGTTATTCCAAG GTCATGTTCCAGCATTCAGTTAGGCATTCTCCTCTGAGCATTGATGATCTGTTAGCATCCATTACCTCGACAAATGATCAAGAAAAGGAAGCCTGTGATGTGGAGATGGCCGGTTGA